Proteins encoded within one genomic window of Rhododendron vialii isolate Sample 1 chromosome 1a, ASM3025357v1:
- the LOC131315701 gene encoding L-type lectin-domain containing receptor kinase IV.1-like: MFLTPLFSLSPLLLLLLLLALLPTTPAQDHLGFTFNNFKASPNLALDGIAEFKPSGLLALTNGTRQRMGHAFFPTSFPFKPSPNATTSSFSTSFIFSTIPEYPTLSGHGIVFVVAPSPRLPGALPSQWLGLFNATNNGNSTNHVFAVELDTIYSSEFEDLNDNHVGIDINGLNSVESQAAGYYSSNGRFQNLSLISGKAMQVWVEYDGGKKEINVTMAPVHSPKPNTPLLTLSKDLSPFLNQNMYVGFSSSTGSDTTSHYILAWSFQINGFADGFDFSQLPKLPRIGPKKVSRLLTIGLPLSLVLVFGVLSGVVYYVRRKRKFAEVLEDWELDYGPHRFKYKDLYIATKGFTEKGLLGSGGFGRVYRGILPTSKIEVAVKRLSHESGQGMKEFVAEIVSIGRLRHRNLVQLLGYCRRRGELLLVYDYMPNGSLDKFLYDQPSCTLNWRQRFRVIKGVASGLFYLHEEWEQVVVHRDVKASNVLLDGELNGRLGDFGLARLSDHGTNPQSTNVAGTLGYLAPEHNRTGKATTSTDVYAFGAFLLEVVCGRRPIEPRAAAEDLVLVDWVFSFWRKGEVLRTIDPKLGSEYVVEEVELVLKLGLMCSHSEPAARPNMRQVVEYLEGDIPLPELKLMRISATGLTFAQCEGFDDFAQSSSMENAFSHASSVTGSVLSGGR, encoded by the coding sequence ATGTTTCTCactcctcttttttctctctctcctctccttctcctcctcctcctcctcgctctcctccCCACCACACCCGCCCAAGACCACCTCGGCTTCACTTTCAACAACTTCAAAGCCTCACCAAACCTCGCCCTTGATGGCATAGCCGAGTTCAAACCCTCAGGCCTCTTAGCCTTAACCAACGGCACCCGCCAACGAATGGGCCACGCCTTCTTCCCCACCTCATTCCCCTTCAAACCCTCCCCGAACGCCACCACTTCATCCTTCTCCACCTCCTTCATCTTCTCAACAATCCCCGAGTACCCCACCCTCTCCGGCCACGGCATCGTCTTCGTCGTGGCCCCCTCCCCGCGCCTCCCCGGTGCCCTCCCCAGCCAGTGGTTGGGCCTCTTCAATGCAACCAATAACGGGAACTCAACCAACCACGTGTTTGCGGTAGAGCTTGATACTATATACAGTAGCGAGTTTGAAGATTTAAATGATAACCATGTTGGCATTGACATTAATGGGCTGAACTCTGTTGAGTCTCAGGCAGCTGGGTACTATTCTTCAAATGGGAGGTTCCAAAATTTGAGTCTGATCAGCGGTAAGGCGATGCAAGTTTGGGTTGAATACGATGGGGGAAAGAAGGAAATTAATGTTACTATGGCTCCGGTTCATTCGCCCAAGCCAAACACGCCGCTATTGACTCTTTCTAAGGATCTTTCCCCGTTCTTGAACCAAAATATGTACGTTGGGTTCTCTTCCTCTACTGGATCAGACACAACTTCCCATTATATTTTGGCTTGGAGCTTTCAGATTAATGGATTTGCTGATGGGTTTGATTTCTCTCAACTCCCTAAGCTTCCTCGCATCGGACCCAAGAAAGTTTCTAGGCTTCTGACAATTGGGTTGCCTTTGAGTTTAGTTTTGGTGTTTGGAGTGCTTTCAGGGGTAGTTTATTATGTCAGAAGGAAGAGGAAGTTTGCTGAAGTGCTTGAAGATTGGGAACTTGACTATGGGCCTCATAGGTTCAAGTACAAGGACTTGTATATTGCCACCAAAGGATTTACGGAAAAGGGGCTCTTGGGTAGTGGGGGATTTGGTAGGGTTTATAGAGGAATACTGCCTACTTCAAAAATTGAGGTTGCAGTGAAGAGGTTATCACATGAATCTGGGCAAGGAATGAAGGAATTCGTGGCGGAAATCGTTAGTATTGGACGTTTGCGCCACCGTAATTTAGTACAACTCTTGGGTTATTGTCGCCGAAGAGGGGAGCTCCTTTTGGTCTATGACTACATGCCTAATGGAAGTCTAGATAAATTTCTCTACGACCAGCCGAGTTGTACCCTCAATTGGCGGCAAAGATTTCGAGTCATCAAAGGGGTGGCGTCGGGCCTTTTCTATTTACATGAAGAGTGGGAGCAAGTTGTTGTGCATAGAGATGTCAAGGCAAGTAATGTGTTGTTAGATGGCGAATTGAATGGGAGATTGGGCGATTTTGGGCTAGCTAGATTGTCTGATCATGGAACCAATCCACAAAGCACTAATGTGGCTGGAACACTTGGATATCTTGCACCAGAGCACAATAGAACCGGAAAGGCCACAACAAGCACCGATGTGTATGCCTTCGGTGCCTTTTTGCTTGAGGTGGTATGTGGGAGGAGGCCCATCGAGCCACGAGCAGCAGCAGAGGACTTAGTTTTGGTGGATTGGGTGTTTTCCTTTTGGAGGAAGGGGGAAGTTTTGAGAACCATTGATCCTAAATTGGGGAGTGAGTatgtagtggaggaagtggagttggttTTGAAGCTGGGTTTGATGTGTTCCCACTCTGAGCCGGCCGCCAGGCCGAATATGAGGCAAGTTGTGGAGTATTTGGAGGGAGATATTCCTCTACCAGAGTTGAAACTGATGCGTATTTCTGCCACGGGTCTAACGTTTGCTCAGTGCGAAGGGTTTGATGATTTTGCACAGTCGTCTTCTATGGAGAACGCGTTTTCCCACGCGTCTTCTGTCACTGGGTCTGTTCTCTCTGGAGGCAGATGA